The Skermanella pratensis genome has a window encoding:
- a CDS encoding TRAP transporter small permease: MSRIADAYFGLIKILIAICLVVMVVLVFGNVVLRYGFNSGITESEELSRLLFVWLTFLGAILALRDHGHLGMDMLVNRLPKAGKLACFVASHLIMLYVTWLLLAGSWEQTIINIDVAAPSTGLSMGLFYGVGILFGVSALAILLVNLARALTGRTSERDLVTVTESEGEVELAGLRNDRRSPLP, translated from the coding sequence ATGTCAAGAATAGCTGATGCCTATTTCGGCCTCATAAAAATCCTGATCGCGATCTGCCTCGTCGTCATGGTCGTCCTGGTATTCGGCAACGTGGTCCTGCGATACGGGTTCAACAGCGGCATCACGGAGTCGGAGGAACTGTCCCGGCTGCTGTTCGTCTGGCTGACCTTCCTCGGCGCGATCCTGGCGCTCCGCGACCACGGGCATCTGGGCATGGACATGCTGGTCAACCGGCTGCCGAAGGCCGGCAAGCTGGCGTGCTTCGTCGCCAGCCACCTGATCATGCTCTACGTCACCTGGCTGCTGCTCGCGGGAAGCTGGGAACAGACGATCATCAACATCGACGTCGCGGCCCCCTCCACCGGCCTGTCCATGGGCCTGTTCTACGGCGTCGGCATCCTGTTCGGCGTGTCGGCGCTGGCGATCCTGCTCGTCAATCTCGCTCGCGCCCTGACCGGCCGCACGAGCGAGCGGGACCTCGTCACCGTCACCGAGTCCGAGGGGGAAGTCGAACTGGCGGGCCTCCGGAACGACCGCAGGAGCCCCCTCCCATGA
- a CDS encoding TRAP transporter large permease subunit: MTIAIFLGSLLGAMAIGTPIAFALLLCGVMLMFHLDLYDAQIVAQNVINGADSFPLMAVPFFMLAGEIMNAGGLSRRIVTIAMALLGHVRGGLGYVAILASCIMASLSGSAVADAAALGALLVPMMVRAGHDRARSAGLIASGGIIAPIIPPSIGFIIFGVAANVSITKLFLAGIVPGLLLGLGLVFTWWLVARNENVEPPPRASRRELAHAILDGFWALLLPVIIIVGLKMGVFTPTEAAVVAAVYSLFVATVIYRELKPSHLFELFVNSAKTTSVVMFLVAAAMVSAWMITVADLPGQVTELLAPFMDNQTLLMIAIMLLVVIVGTAMDMTPTILILTPVLMPVIKEAGIDPIYFGVLFIINNAIGLITPPVGVVLNVVAGVSKISMDELIRGVWPFMITHLIVLALLILFPILVTGPASWFYG, encoded by the coding sequence ATGACCATCGCCATCTTCCTGGGCTCGCTGCTGGGCGCCATGGCCATCGGCACCCCGATCGCCTTCGCGCTGCTGCTGTGCGGCGTGATGCTGATGTTCCACCTCGACCTGTACGACGCCCAGATCGTGGCGCAGAACGTGATCAACGGCGCCGACAGCTTTCCGCTGATGGCCGTCCCGTTCTTCATGCTGGCCGGCGAGATCATGAACGCCGGCGGCCTGTCGCGCCGCATCGTGACCATCGCCATGGCGCTGCTCGGCCATGTCAGGGGCGGTCTCGGCTATGTCGCGATCCTGGCGTCCTGCATCATGGCCAGCCTGTCCGGCTCCGCGGTCGCCGACGCCGCGGCCCTGGGCGCGCTGCTGGTGCCGATGATGGTGCGGGCCGGCCACGACAGGGCGCGTTCGGCCGGCTTGATCGCCTCCGGCGGCATCATCGCCCCGATCATCCCACCCAGCATCGGCTTCATCATCTTCGGCGTCGCCGCCAACGTCTCCATCACCAAGCTGTTCCTGGCCGGCATCGTGCCGGGCCTGCTCCTGGGCCTCGGCCTGGTGTTCACCTGGTGGCTGGTCGCGCGCAACGAGAACGTCGAGCCGCCGCCGCGCGCCTCCCGCCGGGAGCTCGCCCATGCCATCCTCGACGGCTTCTGGGCCCTGCTGCTGCCGGTGATCATCATCGTCGGCCTGAAGATGGGCGTCTTCACGCCGACCGAGGCGGCGGTCGTGGCGGCGGTCTACTCGCTGTTCGTGGCGACTGTGATCTACCGCGAACTGAAGCCGTCGCACCTGTTCGAACTGTTCGTGAACTCGGCCAAGACCACCTCGGTGGTGATGTTCCTGGTCGCTGCGGCCATGGTGTCGGCCTGGATGATCACGGTCGCCGACCTGCCGGGCCAGGTGACCGAGTTGCTGGCGCCCTTCATGGACAACCAGACGCTCCTGATGATCGCGATCATGCTGCTGGTGGTGATCGTCGGCACGGCCATGGACATGACGCCGACGATCCTGATCCTGACGCCGGTGCTGATGCCGGTGATCAAGGAAGCCGGCATCGATCCGATCTATTTCGGCGTGCTGTTCATCATCAACAACGCGATCGGCCTGATCACGCCACCGGTCGGCGTCGTGCTGAACGTCGTGGCCGGCGTGTCCAAGATCAGCATGGACGAACTGATCAGGGGGGTGTGGCCCTTCATGATCACCCACCTGATCGTGCTGGCCCTGCTCATCCTGTTCCCCATCCTCGTCACGGGGCCGGCAAGCTGGTTCTACGGCTGA
- the dctP gene encoding TRAP transporter substrate-binding protein DctP codes for MKHSLKTVLAGIALAGALFTAGAAAAQDIQSRNFKVAFVQNNDHPHGIGVKKFGELLEEKSGGKMKARGFGGGQLGGDAQVISSLQGGVLDMTLVSPGLLTGLVKEFSVFDLPFFFNDYREVDAVMDGPVGTRLLGCCRRRD; via the coding sequence ATGAAACATTCCCTGAAGACCGTGCTGGCCGGCATCGCCCTGGCCGGCGCCCTGTTCACGGCCGGCGCCGCCGCGGCGCAGGACATCCAGTCGCGCAACTTCAAGGTCGCCTTCGTCCAGAACAACGACCACCCGCACGGGATCGGCGTGAAGAAGTTCGGCGAGCTGCTGGAGGAGAAGAGCGGCGGCAAGATGAAGGCGAGGGGCTTCGGCGGCGGCCAGCTCGGCGGCGACGCGCAGGTGATCTCCTCCCTCCAGGGCGGCGTGCTGGACATGACGCTGGTCAGCCCCGGCCTGCTCACCGGCCTGGTCAAGGAATTCTCGGTCTTCGACCTGCCGTTCTTCTTCAACGACTACCGCGAGGTCGACGCCGTGATGGACGGCCCGGTCGGCACCCGCCTGCTGGGATGCTGCCGGAGAAGGGACTGA
- a CDS encoding DctP family TRAP transporter solute-binding subunit, with the protein MLPEKGLIGLGYWDHGFRNLSTAKRPINKMEDIEGLKVRVIQIPIFIDTFAALGANPVPLPFPELYTALETGTVDGQENPFASIETSKFYEVQKHAATTSHVYNPLVAIFSKRVWDKLSEDERRIVQEAATEAGLFERQVSREANQKSMQTLRDQGMQITELPASEIDRMRQKVKPVTDKYVQSIGPELVQEMQAEVQKVRDGK; encoded by the coding sequence ATGCTGCCGGAGAAGGGACTGATCGGCCTCGGCTACTGGGACCACGGCTTCCGCAATCTCAGCACCGCGAAGCGCCCGATCAACAAGATGGAGGATATCGAGGGGCTGAAGGTCCGCGTGATCCAGATCCCGATCTTCATCGACACCTTCGCGGCGCTGGGCGCCAACCCGGTTCCCCTGCCCTTCCCGGAGCTCTACACCGCGCTGGAGACCGGGACCGTGGACGGCCAGGAGAACCCGTTCGCCTCGATCGAGACCAGCAAGTTCTACGAGGTGCAGAAGCACGCGGCGACCACCAGCCACGTCTATAACCCGCTGGTCGCCATCTTCAGCAAGCGCGTCTGGGACAAGCTGTCGGAGGACGAGCGCCGCATCGTCCAGGAGGCGGCCACGGAAGCCGGCCTCTTCGAACGCCAGGTCTCGCGCGAGGCCAACCAGAAGTCGATGCAGACCCTGCGTGACCAGGGCATGCAGATCACCGAACTGCCGGCGTCCGAGATCGACCGCATGCGCCAGAAAGTCAAGCCGGTGACGGACAAGTACGTCCAGAGCATCGGCCCGGAGCTTGTCCAGGAGATGCAGGCCGAGGTCCAGAAGGTGCGCGACGGCAAGTAA
- a CDS encoding alpha-hydroxy acid oxidase → MKRRLYQGTDFRRAQNIDELRAVARRRVPNFCFEYVEGGSDDEVTLRRNRSVFEEIAFVPRTLVDVSARGQAVDLFGKPSAAPFMIGPTGFSGLLAKEGDLALARAAAAAGIPFILSNASTMRLEEVTERAGGRVWMQLYLYRTRAFAAKLVERAKAAGLEALVVTTDSAIFGNREWDRRNYARPLKLNLRNTLDVALHPRWILDVLVPNGVPRFANLGDLLPPGQDSVRGAATAIAKELDPSLNWTDIRWLRDLWPGKLIVKGVMTVEDAALAAECGADGIVLSNHGGRQLDGAVSTMEVLPEVASEVGGRLAVMLDGGFRRGSDIVKARALGADAVLLGRATTYGLAAGGEAGVAHAIDILKTEVDRVVGLLGCADLSQLDTSFLRWPGRPIPPARNVEPRRGIPTPVAGQATNSNQKREAQI, encoded by the coding sequence ATGAAAAGGCGGCTTTACCAGGGAACCGACTTCCGGCGCGCGCAGAATATCGACGAGCTGCGCGCCGTCGCCCGCAGGCGCGTTCCCAACTTCTGCTTCGAGTATGTCGAGGGCGGATCGGACGACGAGGTAACCCTGCGGCGCAACCGCTCGGTCTTCGAGGAGATCGCCTTCGTGCCGCGGACCCTGGTGGACGTCTCGGCCCGGGGCCAGGCGGTCGACCTGTTCGGCAAGCCGTCGGCGGCGCCCTTCATGATCGGTCCGACGGGCTTCAGCGGCCTGCTCGCCAAGGAAGGCGACCTGGCGCTCGCCCGCGCCGCCGCCGCGGCCGGCATCCCCTTCATCCTCAGCAACGCCTCGACCATGCGGCTGGAGGAGGTGACGGAACGGGCCGGCGGGCGCGTGTGGATGCAGCTCTACCTGTACCGGACGCGCGCCTTCGCGGCCAAGCTGGTGGAGCGGGCCAAGGCGGCCGGCCTGGAAGCGCTGGTGGTCACCACGGACAGCGCGATCTTCGGCAACCGCGAATGGGACCGGCGCAACTATGCCCGGCCCCTGAAGCTGAACCTGCGCAACACCCTCGACGTGGCGCTCCATCCGCGCTGGATCCTCGACGTGCTGGTGCCGAACGGCGTGCCGCGCTTCGCCAACCTGGGCGACCTGCTGCCGCCCGGACAGGACAGCGTGCGCGGGGCGGCCACCGCCATCGCCAAGGAGCTGGACCCGTCGCTCAACTGGACGGACATACGGTGGCTGCGCGACCTGTGGCCGGGCAAGCTGATCGTCAAGGGCGTCATGACGGTCGAGGACGCCGCCCTGGCGGCGGAGTGCGGGGCCGACGGCATCGTGCTGTCCAACCATGGCGGCCGGCAGCTGGACGGGGCCGTCTCGACCATGGAGGTCCTGCCGGAGGTGGCGTCCGAGGTGGGCGGCCGGCTGGCGGTGATGCTGGACGGCGGCTTCCGCCGGGGTTCCGACATCGTCAAGGCGCGGGCGCTGGGAGCTGACGCCGTGCTGCTCGGCCGCGCCACGACATACGGCCTCGCTGCCGGCGGCGAGGCGGGGGTCGCCCACGCGATCGACATCCTGAAGACCGAGGTGGACCGGGTGGTCGGCCTGCTCGGCTGCGCCGACCTGTCGCAACTCGACACCAGCTTCCTGCGCTGGCCGGGCCGTCCGATACCGCCGGCCCGGAACGTCGAGCCCAGGCGCGGCATCCCGACCCCGGTCGCGGGGCAGGCAACGAATTCCAATCAGAAGAGGGAGGCCCAGATATGA
- a CDS encoding NAD(P)-dependent oxidoreductase: MSKTTRVGFIGLGLMGTGIARNILRKGFPVTVLAHRNRQPLEELLAEGAAEAASAAELARNSDVVIVCVTGTPQVRDVLFREGGLLEGVHAGLTVIDSSTGDPEFAAEAEAAVTARGGRFMDAPVNRTPKEAAEGRLNVLAGGDAATLEDVRPVLETYSETIHHVGPLGSGYRAKLIHNFIAQGTAVLLAEAFCTAAKVGLDLEAFADLCRLSGAHSRTFDRIVPFVLEGDDSGQKFTLRNAVKDMRSYTRLAESAPATAFAAQAVHQTYVLATNLGHGDKYVPHLFDVLGQMNGVTVRAR; this comes from the coding sequence ATGAGCAAGACAACACGGGTCGGCTTCATCGGTCTCGGGCTGATGGGCACGGGGATCGCGCGGAACATCCTGCGCAAGGGTTTCCCCGTCACCGTCCTGGCCCACCGCAACCGCCAGCCCCTGGAAGAGCTGCTGGCCGAAGGCGCCGCCGAGGCGGCGAGTGCCGCCGAACTGGCGCGCAATTCGGACGTGGTGATCGTCTGCGTCACCGGGACGCCCCAGGTCCGCGACGTCCTGTTCCGGGAAGGCGGCCTGCTGGAAGGCGTGCACGCCGGCCTGACCGTGATCGACAGCAGCACGGGCGATCCCGAGTTCGCCGCCGAGGCCGAGGCGGCCGTCACGGCGCGCGGCGGCCGATTCATGGATGCTCCCGTCAACCGGACGCCCAAGGAGGCGGCGGAAGGCCGGCTCAACGTGCTGGCCGGCGGCGATGCCGCGACGCTGGAGGACGTGCGCCCGGTGCTCGAAACCTATTCCGAGACCATCCACCATGTCGGGCCGCTGGGATCGGGATATCGCGCGAAGCTGATCCACAACTTCATCGCCCAGGGCACCGCCGTCCTGCTCGCCGAGGCGTTCTGCACCGCCGCCAAGGTCGGGCTGGACCTGGAGGCGTTCGCAGATCTCTGCCGGCTCAGCGGCGCGCACAGCCGCACCTTCGACCGGATCGTTCCCTTCGTCCTGGAAGGCGACGATTCCGGACAGAAGTTCACCCTGCGGAACGCCGTGAAGGACATGCGGTCCTATACCCGCCTGGCCGAGTCCGCGCCCGCCACGGCCTTTGCGGCGCAGGCCGTCCACCAGACCTACGTTCTTGCCACCAACCTGGGGCATGGCGACAAATATGTGCCTCATCTGTTCGATGTACTTGGGCAGATGAACGGAGTGACCGTCCGGGCCCGTTGA
- a CDS encoding dihydrodipicolinate synthase family protein, with translation MTAQGQPRFRGVFPVAPTVFTDSGDLDLDGQRRCIDFMIDAGSHGICILANFSEQFVLTDAERERVQDAVLEHVAGRVPIIVTTTHFGTSICAERSRRAQEAGAAMVMIMPPYHGATFRVPEESIFQFYQRVSEAIDIPIMVQDAPVAGTPLSAAFLARMAREIENVSYFKVEVPQAAAKLRTLIELGGDAIEGPWDGEEAITLLADLDAGATGAMTGGGYPDGIRQIMDPYEAGRREEAVEAYGRWLPLINYENRQAGLIAAKVLMKEGGVIKSEAVRHPLQPLHPKTRAGLIETARRLDPLVLRWAR, from the coding sequence ATGACAGCACAAGGACAGCCGCGCTTCCGAGGCGTTTTTCCGGTGGCGCCGACGGTGTTCACGGACTCGGGCGACCTGGACCTGGACGGCCAGCGCCGGTGCATCGACTTCATGATCGACGCCGGCTCCCACGGCATCTGCATCCTGGCCAACTTCTCCGAGCAGTTCGTGCTGACCGATGCGGAGCGGGAGCGTGTCCAGGACGCCGTCCTAGAGCATGTCGCCGGCCGCGTGCCGATCATCGTGACGACGACCCATTTCGGCACGTCCATCTGCGCCGAGCGCAGCCGGCGCGCCCAGGAGGCGGGAGCGGCCATGGTCATGATCATGCCGCCCTACCATGGCGCCACGTTTCGGGTGCCGGAGGAATCGATCTTCCAATTCTACCAGCGCGTGTCCGAAGCGATCGACATCCCGATCATGGTCCAGGACGCGCCGGTGGCCGGAACACCGCTTTCCGCGGCATTTCTCGCCCGGATGGCTCGCGAAATCGAAAACGTTTCCTATTTCAAGGTCGAGGTCCCGCAGGCCGCCGCCAAGCTCCGCACCCTGATCGAGCTGGGCGGCGACGCGATCGAGGGGCCTTGGGACGGCGAGGAGGCGATCACGCTGCTCGCCGATCTCGATGCGGGTGCGACCGGCGCCATGACGGGCGGGGGCTATCCGGACGGCATCCGGCAGATCATGGATCCGTACGAAGCCGGACGCCGCGAGGAAGCGGTCGAAGCCTATGGCCGCTGGCTGCCGCTGATCAACTACGAGAACCGCCAGGCCGGCCTGATCGCGGCCAAGGTTCTCATGAAGGAAGGCGGCGTCATCAAGTCCGAAGCGGTCCGCCACCCGCTTCAGCCGTTGCACCCGAAAACCCGCGCCGGGCTGATCGAAACCGCCCGGCGTCTCGATCCGCTCGTCCTCCGCTGGGCACGCTGA
- a CDS encoding aldehyde dehydrogenase (NADP(+)): MKITGDMLIGAKSVRGRETTFYAVNPSSGEKMEPAFGGGGEAEVRQACELAWAAFDTYRETGLEARATFLETVAQKIMDLGDELVERASAESGLPRGRIEGERGRTVGQLRLFAGVVREGGWIEARIDPALPERKPLPRPDQRQRHIPLGPVAVFGASNFPLAFSVAGGDTASALAAGCPVIVKAHSAHPGTSELVGRAVQAAVAECGLPEGVFSMVFGAGNSVGTALVSDWRIKAVGFTGSRRGGMALVSVAAARREPIPVYAEMSSINPVFLMPAALSSRAEALGKGYVASLNLGAGQFCTNPGIVLALDGPDLDRFLETAKAEVGNSAASTMLTPGIFAAYDEGVRKLSGNSKVRPLARGQACAGPNQCQTAVFETDAASFLSETDLQEEVFGASSLVIRCPDMEAVRTVAEHLEGQLTATVQADEGDLDAARTLLPVLERKAGRVLFNGWPTGVDVSHAMVHGGPFPSTADGRSTSVGTLAIRRFLRPVCYQDVPAGLLPEALKDGNPLNLWRRVDGEMARD; the protein is encoded by the coding sequence ATGAAGATCACCGGTGACATGCTGATCGGCGCCAAGTCCGTGCGCGGTCGCGAAACCACGTTCTATGCGGTGAACCCCAGCAGCGGGGAGAAGATGGAGCCGGCCTTCGGCGGCGGCGGCGAAGCCGAGGTCCGCCAGGCCTGCGAGTTGGCCTGGGCCGCCTTCGACACCTATCGGGAAACCGGCCTGGAAGCCCGCGCGACCTTCCTGGAGACCGTGGCCCAGAAGATCATGGACCTGGGTGACGAACTGGTCGAGCGGGCCTCCGCCGAAAGCGGCCTGCCGCGCGGCCGGATCGAAGGCGAACGCGGCCGCACCGTCGGCCAGCTCCGCCTGTTCGCCGGGGTCGTCCGCGAGGGCGGCTGGATCGAGGCCCGGATCGACCCCGCCCTGCCCGAGCGCAAGCCCCTGCCGCGCCCCGACCAGCGCCAGCGCCACATCCCGCTCGGCCCGGTCGCCGTCTTCGGGGCCAGCAACTTCCCGCTCGCCTTCTCGGTCGCGGGCGGAGACACCGCCTCGGCGCTGGCCGCGGGCTGCCCGGTGATCGTCAAGGCCCACTCGGCCCATCCCGGCACGTCGGAACTGGTCGGCCGGGCCGTCCAGGCGGCGGTCGCGGAGTGCGGGCTGCCGGAAGGCGTCTTCTCCATGGTGTTCGGCGCCGGCAACTCGGTCGGCACCGCCTTGGTCTCGGATTGGCGGATCAAGGCCGTGGGCTTCACCGGATCGCGCCGGGGCGGCATGGCCCTGGTGAGCGTCGCGGCGGCGCGCCGCGAGCCGATCCCGGTCTATGCCGAGATGAGCAGCATCAACCCGGTGTTCCTGATGCCGGCGGCGCTGTCATCGCGTGCCGAGGCGCTGGGCAAGGGCTATGTCGCCTCGCTCAACCTGGGCGCCGGCCAGTTCTGCACCAACCCCGGCATCGTGCTGGCGCTGGATGGCCCGGACCTCGACCGTTTCCTGGAAACGGCCAAGGCGGAAGTGGGCAACAGCGCAGCCTCGACCATGCTGACGCCCGGCATCTTCGCCGCCTATGACGAGGGCGTGCGGAAGCTTTCGGGCAATTCGAAGGTTCGCCCGCTGGCCCGCGGCCAGGCCTGCGCCGGCCCGAACCAGTGCCAGACCGCCGTGTTCGAGACCGACGCCGCCAGCTTCCTGTCCGAGACGGACCTTCAGGAAGAGGTGTTCGGCGCCTCCTCCCTGGTGATCCGCTGCCCGGACATGGAGGCGGTGCGCACCGTCGCGGAGCATCTGGAAGGCCAGCTGACCGCCACGGTCCAGGCCGACGAGGGCGATCTCGACGCCGCCCGGACGCTGCTGCCGGTCCTGGAGCGCAAGGCGGGCCGCGTGCTGTTCAACGGCTGGCCGACCGGCGTGGACGTCAGCCACGCCATGGTCCATGGCGGCCCCTTCCCGTCCACTGCGGACGGCCGCAGCACCTCGGTCGGGACGCTGGCGATCCGGCGCTTCCTGCGCCCGGTCTGCTACCAGGACGTTCCGGCCGGCCTGCTGCCGGAAGCTTTGAAGGACGGCAACCCGCTGAACCTGTGGCGCCGCGTCGACGGCGAGATGGCCCGCGACTGA